In Styela clava chromosome 14, kaStyClav1.hap1.2, whole genome shotgun sequence, the following are encoded in one genomic region:
- the LOC144432066 gene encoding uncharacterized protein LOC144432066, which yields MIIISLTGERRTLHTCTQQEVGPHTVKRKRGSKVTPGRNLCRADQRGALRKSENMKSDNQDETCSACGLWNDPNGSTEIEVEWVGCESCSETHWFHKNCCKDPSNPCGNDYNS from the exons ATGATAATAATATCGTTAACAGGTGAGCGTAGAACTCTACATACATGCACACAGCAGGAGGTTGGACCACATACAG TGAAACGAAAGCGAGGATCGAAAGTCACACCGGGCAGGAACCTCTGCCGAGCCGATCAACGGGGAGCTCTgagaaaatcagaaaatatgaaaagtgaTAATCAAGACGAAACCTGCTCTGCTTGTGGATTATGGAATGATCCAAATGGAAGTACGGAAATTGAGGTGGAATGGGTCGGTTGCGAAAGCTGCAGCGAAACACATTGGTTCCACAAGAACTGTTGCAAAGACCCGTCTAACCCATGTGGAAATGATTACAATTCTTGA
- the LOC120341299 gene encoding pleiotropic regulator 1-like, whose translation MEEVTKHSVHTLVFRSLKRSHDMFVSDHAAPLPVNEIAAAIRRNTKMRNEYGPVLHMPTAKDIKQASQVQQQDKQNTQQHNQMDNEVKASKLGAQHTPIEDSSSQALVAVNQNTKALATMKKASIMPKPKWHPPWKLYRVISGHLGWVRCVAFEPGNEWFVTGSNDRTIKIWDLASCKLKLSLTGHISTVRGLAVSSRNPYLFSCGEDKLVKCWDLEQNKVVRHYHGHLSACYALDLHPTIDILVTCGRDSSARVWDMRTKSNIMTLAGHSNTVADVKCQSVEPQVITASHDCTVRLWDLAAGKTRAVLTNHKKSVRSIALHPRQYTFASASPDNIKQWKFPDGNFIQNLSGHNAIVNCLALNSDGVLVSGADNGTLHMWDWRTGHNFQRTKAPVQPGSLDSESGIYAAAFDRSESRLVTCEADKTIKIYKEDDEASEETHPVQWKPEIIRKKRF comes from the coding sequence ATGGAGGAAGTAACAAAGCATTCTGTACATACATTAGTCTTTCGTTCTTTGAAACGTTCACATGATATGTTTGTTTCTGATCATGCTGCACCATTGCCAGTCAATGAAATAGCTGCAGCAATACGCCGAAACACGAAGATGCGAAATGAATATGGCCCCGTATTACACATGCCAACTGCGAAGGATATTAAACAGGCATCACAGGTACAGCAGCAAGATAAACAAAATACACAGCAACACAACCAGATGGATAACGAAGTAAAAGCATCAAAACTTGGAGCACAACATACACCAATTGAGGACTCAAGTAGCCAAGCGTTGGTTGCTGTTAATCAAAACACCAAAGCATTGGCTACAATGAAAAAAGCGTCAATAATGCCGAAACCTAAATGGCATCCACCTTGGAAACTTTATAGAGTCATAAGTGGCCATCTTGGATGGGTTCGGTGTGTTGCCTTTGAACCAGGAAATGAATGGTTTGTTACAGGGTCAAACGATCGTACTATTAAAATTTGGGACTTAGCAAGCTGCAAATTGAAGCTTTCTCTCACTGGGCATATAAGCACTGTTAGAGGACTGGCAGTTAGTTCGAGGAATCCATATTTGTTTTCATGTGGAGAGGATAAACTGGTAAAATGCTGGGACCTAGAACAGAATAAAGTTGTTCGTCACTACCACGGACATTTAAGTGCCTGCTACGCCCTTGACTTACATCCAACTATTGATATTTTGGTCACTTGCGGACGAGACTCCTCTGCAAGAGTATGGGATATGCGGACAAAATCAAATATCATGACTCTTGCTGGTCATTCTAACACTGTTGCAGATGTAAAATGCCAAAGTGTTGAACCCCAGGTTATCACAGCATCTCATGATTGTACTGTCAGGCTGTGGGATCTTGCTGCTGGAAAAACAAGGGCAGTGCTTACAAATCATAAAAAAAGTGTACGGTCAATAGCACTTCACCCTAGACAATACACATTTGCAAGTGCTTCTCCTGACAACATCAAACAATGGAAATTTCCAGATGGGAATTTCATACAAAATCTTTCTGGCCATAATGCCATAGTAAACTGTTTAGCTCTCAATTCAGATGGAGTTTTAGTGTCTGGTGCTGATAATGGAACTCTTCATATGTGGGACTGGAGGACAGGACATAATTTTCAGAGAACAAAAGCCCCTGTTCAGCCTGGATCTTTGGATAGTGAAAGTGGAATTTATGCTGCTGCATTTGACCGTAGTGAGAGTCGCTTGGTAACTTGTGAGGCTGACaagacaataaaaatatataaagaagATGATGAAGCCTCTGAAGAAACACATCCAGTTCAATGGAAACCAGAAATAATCAGAAAGAAGAGGTTTTAA